A stretch of the Trichocoleus sp. FACHB-46 genome encodes the following:
- the cobD gene encoding threonine-phosphate decarboxylase CobD yields the protein MSRPIHGGNLAWAAALAGCPPAAILDFSASINPLGPPESAIAAIQAHLSELTAYPDPDYAQLRAVLGQAHSLPVDWLLPGNGAAELLTWACRDLSALGVTGLITPAFSDYGRALKAFNSSVLECPFDNFGLPVLDVGSVIEPLTSKIASQTRGLLINNPHNPTGQLFSRESILPYLEQFALVVVDEAFMDFLPPEQQQSLIEVVQKYPNLVILRSLTKFYSLPGLRLGYAIAHPERLRRWQQWRDPWPVNVLAAAAAAAVVQDITFQAQTWAWLPVARSHLYQGLAQLPGLQPYQGAANFLLVKSEQSTVEVQKNLLLCEQILIRECVSFPELGDRYFRVAVRTEAENQRLITGLAKIL from the coding sequence TTGAGCCGTCCAATCCACGGGGGGAACTTAGCTTGGGCAGCAGCGCTGGCGGGCTGTCCCCCTGCTGCTATTCTTGATTTCTCTGCCAGCATTAATCCTTTAGGCCCCCCTGAGTCTGCGATCGCGGCAATTCAAGCTCACTTATCTGAGCTGACGGCTTATCCTGATCCAGACTACGCTCAACTCCGAGCCGTTCTGGGTCAGGCTCATAGCTTACCTGTAGACTGGCTCTTGCCAGGCAATGGTGCTGCTGAGTTGTTGACTTGGGCCTGTAGAGATTTATCTGCGCTGGGGGTGACTGGCTTAATTACCCCCGCGTTTAGCGACTATGGGCGAGCCCTAAAAGCATTTAACAGTTCTGTGCTTGAGTGCCCGTTCGATAATTTTGGTTTGCCAGTTTTGGATGTTGGGTCAGTCATTGAACCCCTAACATCCAAAATTGCTTCCCAGACCAGGGGCTTGTTGATTAATAACCCTCACAATCCGACTGGACAGCTATTTTCCAGAGAAAGTATTCTGCCATATTTAGAGCAATTTGCTTTGGTGGTGGTAGATGAAGCCTTTATGGACTTCTTGCCGCCAGAGCAGCAGCAAAGCTTGATTGAGGTGGTGCAGAAATATCCCAATCTGGTAATTTTGCGATCGCTCACCAAGTTCTACAGTTTGCCTGGTTTGCGCTTAGGCTATGCCATTGCTCACCCAGAGCGCTTAAGGCGCTGGCAGCAATGGCGAGACCCTTGGCCTGTGAATGTACTAGCGGCGGCAGCAGCGGCAGCGGTGGTTCAGGATATAACGTTTCAGGCACAGACTTGGGCTTGGTTGCCAGTAGCGCGATCGCATCTTTACCAAGGTTTGGCTCAGTTACCAGGATTGCAACCTTACCAGGGGGCTGCGAACTTTTTACTCGTGAAGTCGGAGCAGTCCACTGTAGAAGTGCAAAAGAATTTGTTGTTGTGTGAGCAGATTTTGATTCGGGAGTGTGTCAGTTTTCCTGAGTTGGGCGATCGCTACTTTCGAGTTGCGGTTCGTACGGAGGCTGAAAATCAAAGGTTAATCACAGGGTTGGCTAAGATTCTTTAG
- a CDS encoding NAD(P)/FAD-dependent oxidoreductase, with protein MSVEYDLVVVGGTLAGGYAARMAAEFKARVAWVVPEDWGNQGLASEWISHAALAHLGEMTEQVYQSRQLGWLGQTIEAGASPGSVQWSGVEQWLQQVASNWEEQNSPTILSALGVEMIFSAGQFCRRPRFAFTVSDRLIRARSYLLALESHPFIPDIPGLSSVGFLTTTGFPQAIANQAMPETVVILGSDPTGIELAQTLTRLNIQVTLVLGSDRILPHEDAEVAFLLQAQLEAIGVRILTNTLVAQVREIEQKKWVQAGNQAIAADEIVVAMGQQPQVESLNLEAAGVEWSSQGVWCNQKLQTTNPRVYVCGNSISGYLAPHVAQYEAAIALKNALFFPRHSANYQGIPTTLATDPALARVGLTEPEARQRYGKDVLVLRQDLKSLALAQIRAETTGLCKLVVHRNGSILGAHILGSEASELIAVMALAMRQNLKIDAIADLAVPSPTFAEILSQTATAWQLHRFKHNSMWQNFLEAWLNFRRSWSS; from the coding sequence ATGTCAGTTGAATACGATTTGGTGGTGGTTGGCGGCACACTTGCGGGTGGCTATGCGGCAAGGATGGCTGCTGAGTTCAAAGCGCGAGTTGCTTGGGTCGTGCCGGAAGACTGGGGAAATCAGGGCTTAGCCTCTGAGTGGATTTCCCATGCTGCTCTAGCTCATTTAGGCGAGATGACAGAGCAGGTCTACCAGAGCCGACAATTAGGGTGGTTGGGGCAGACAATCGAGGCTGGAGCTTCGCCTGGGTCTGTGCAGTGGTCTGGGGTTGAGCAATGGCTGCAACAGGTTGCGAGTAACTGGGAAGAGCAAAACTCACCCACAATTTTGTCTGCGCTGGGAGTTGAGATGATTTTTAGCGCGGGGCAGTTTTGCCGTCGGCCTCGGTTTGCTTTCACTGTCAGCGATCGCTTGATCCGAGCTCGATCCTATCTATTGGCTTTAGAGAGCCACCCCTTCATTCCAGACATTCCGGGGCTGAGCAGTGTGGGATTTTTGACTACCACTGGCTTTCCTCAGGCGATCGCTAACCAAGCAATGCCCGAAACAGTGGTGATTTTAGGCAGTGATCCGACCGGAATTGAATTGGCTCAAACTCTAACACGCTTGAATATTCAGGTGACGTTGGTGCTGGGAAGCGATCGCATTTTGCCCCATGAAGATGCAGAAGTGGCGTTTTTGTTGCAAGCGCAGTTGGAAGCCATAGGCGTTCGGATTTTGACGAATACGCTAGTGGCTCAGGTGAGAGAGATCGAGCAGAAAAAATGGGTGCAAGCAGGCAATCAGGCGATCGCGGCAGATGAGATTGTGGTGGCAATGGGACAGCAACCGCAGGTGGAGTCGCTTAATTTAGAGGCGGCAGGAGTCGAATGGTCATCGCAGGGAGTTTGGTGCAACCAAAAACTGCAAACTACAAATCCACGAGTTTATGTCTGTGGCAACTCGATCTCAGGTTATCTGGCTCCTCACGTAGCCCAGTATGAAGCAGCGATCGCCCTGAAAAATGCCCTCTTTTTCCCGCGCCACAGCGCCAACTACCAAGGAATTCCCACAACGCTAGCTACTGATCCAGCCTTGGCCCGAGTGGGTTTGACAGAGCCAGAAGCTAGACAACGTTACGGCAAGGATGTCTTGGTTTTACGGCAAGACCTCAAAAGTTTGGCGCTGGCGCAGATTCGGGCTGAAACTACCGGATTGTGTAAGTTGGTGGTGCATCGCAATGGGTCGATTCTGGGAGCCCATATTTTGGGATCAGAGGCGAGTGAGCTGATTGCTGTGATGGCTCTAGCCATGCGCCAGAATCTAAAGATTGACGCGATCGCTGACTTAGCCGTTCCTTCTCCCACGTTTGCTGAAATCCTGAGCCAAACGGCAACGGCATGGCAACTGCACCGCTTTAAGCACAACTCCATGTGGCAAAACTTTTTGGAAGCTTGGTTAAATTTCCGGCGATCGTGGTCTTCTTAG
- the dcd gene encoding dCTP deaminase: MIKNDTWITEMAAKGMITPFEPQLIREVSGDANLAIRPVISYGLSSYGYDIRLSPAEFRIFRHIPGTVIDPKNFNPENLEPTKLHTDNNGSYFVLPAHSYALGVALERLEVPTNATVICIGKSTYARAGIIANLTPAEAGWRGHLTLEFSNSSSADCRIYANEGVVQLLFLEGEPCAVNYETRRGKYQDQPEAVTLARV; encoded by the coding sequence ATGATTAAGAACGACACATGGATTACAGAAATGGCTGCAAAGGGCATGATTACGCCTTTTGAGCCGCAGTTGATTCGGGAAGTCTCTGGAGATGCCAACTTAGCAATTCGCCCTGTGATTAGCTATGGCCTCTCAAGCTACGGCTACGACATTCGCTTATCACCTGCTGAGTTTCGCATCTTCCGCCACATCCCGGGCACGGTGATTGATCCAAAGAATTTCAACCCAGAAAATTTAGAGCCAACTAAGCTCCATACAGACAATAATGGCAGCTATTTTGTGTTGCCTGCTCACTCCTATGCCTTGGGGGTAGCGCTAGAACGGCTGGAAGTTCCTACCAATGCCACGGTAATCTGCATTGGCAAGTCAACCTATGCCAGAGCAGGCATCATCGCTAACCTGACCCCTGCGGAAGCTGGCTGGCGTGGGCACCTGACTCTAGAGTTTTCTAACTCTTCCAGTGCTGACTGCCGCATTTACGCCAATGAAGGTGTGGTACAACTCCTATTTTTAGAAGGTGAGCCTTGCGCGGTTAACTACGAAACTCGTCGCGGTAAATATCAAGACCAACCAGAAGCCGTAACGCTGGCACGGGTCTAA
- a CDS encoding P-loop NTPase family protein, with the protein MVSQIETPALNSLKTQGLGERRTVAEVSRRFPHAIEGLVQVFTCSHRSFFTSVMAQALRIAGQGTSVLVVQFLKGGIGQGHEHPVRLGQNLDWIRCDLPRCIDTPHLDEAEMRSLLDLWHHTQSVVMQGNYDLVVLDELSLAINFGLIPETEVLAFLQKRPSHVDVILTGPEMPPAILDVADQITELRRSHQP; encoded by the coding sequence ATGGTTTCCCAAATTGAAACCCCAGCCCTAAATTCCCTCAAAACGCAAGGTCTTGGAGAACGTCGAACTGTTGCAGAAGTCAGTCGCCGCTTCCCCCACGCGATCGAAGGATTGGTACAGGTTTTCACTTGTTCGCATCGCAGCTTTTTCACAAGTGTGATGGCACAAGCGCTCCGAATCGCTGGGCAAGGCACATCAGTTTTAGTGGTGCAGTTTCTCAAAGGTGGTATTGGCCAAGGGCATGAGCATCCGGTACGGCTAGGGCAAAACCTCGACTGGATTCGCTGCGATTTACCCCGCTGCATCGACACGCCTCATCTAGACGAAGCTGAAATGCGATCGCTTCTAGATTTGTGGCATCATACCCAATCAGTGGTGATGCAGGGCAACTACGATTTGGTTGTCTTGGATGAATTAAGTTTAGCGATCAACTTTGGCTTAATTCCAGAAACAGAAGTGCTGGCTTTCTTACAGAAGCGGCCTAGCCATGTAGATGTGATTTTGACGGGGCCAGAAATGCCTCCAGCCATCTTAGATGTTGCTGATCAAATCACAGAACTCCGCCGCAGCCACCAACCTTAG
- a CDS encoding adenylate kinase, whose translation MRLVILGGPGAGKGTQAQHLCRHFEIPLISTGEMLRQAIAAQTPLGQQVQAFVEKGELVPDETMIQLMRQRLLQADTSRGWLLEGHPRTAFQAEELDFLLEDLNQHLNQAIWLDAPDNVLMRRSIARQRSDDTPEVIQHRIESFRDYTMPMLDYYEHRDRLLKINSNQSIEQVHQEILQHLQ comes from the coding sequence GTGAGATTGGTGATTCTGGGTGGGCCAGGCGCAGGCAAAGGAACTCAAGCTCAGCACCTCTGCCGTCATTTTGAGATTCCCTTAATTTCCACAGGAGAGATGTTGCGACAGGCGATCGCGGCTCAGACTCCCCTCGGTCAGCAAGTCCAAGCTTTTGTTGAAAAAGGCGAACTGGTCCCTGACGAAACCATGATTCAACTAATGCGGCAGCGACTGCTGCAAGCCGATACGAGCCGAGGTTGGCTCTTAGAAGGGCATCCCCGCACCGCTTTTCAAGCCGAGGAACTAGATTTTCTTTTGGAAGACTTAAATCAGCACCTGAACCAAGCAATCTGGCTAGACGCGCCGGATAATGTGTTGATGCGCCGCTCGATCGCTCGACAACGCAGCGACGATACGCCAGAGGTGATCCAGCACCGAATTGAGTCATTCCGAGACTACACCATGCCGATGTTGGACTATTACGAACACCGCGATCGCTTACTCAAAATCAACAGCAACCAATCTATCGAACAAGTGCATCAGGAAATTTTGCAGCACCTACAATGA
- the rph gene encoding ribonuclease PH: protein MAFQRTDGRQPDQLRPISFERHFTRFAAGSVLTRCGDTQVLCTVTIQPKVPRFLEGKGQGWLTAEYRMLPGATPQRHEREFLKLSGRTQEIQRLVGRSLRAALDMEALGERTITIDADVLQADAGTRTTAITGGFVALQDAIAQLIQKGDLERSPIRHQIAAVSVGWLEDQPILDLNYVEDVAAKVDLNVVLNDQLGVIEVQGTAEEGAFSRTHLNQMLDLAEKGIQELFEAQRQALVD, encoded by the coding sequence ATGGCATTCCAGCGTACCGACGGTCGCCAACCTGACCAACTGCGTCCCATCAGCTTCGAGCGTCACTTCACCCGGTTTGCTGCCGGCTCCGTGTTGACCCGTTGTGGCGATACCCAAGTTCTTTGTACGGTCACCATTCAACCCAAAGTACCCAGATTTTTGGAAGGCAAAGGTCAAGGTTGGCTGACCGCAGAATACCGCATGCTGCCCGGTGCCACTCCCCAACGTCACGAACGAGAATTTCTTAAGCTGTCTGGGCGCACTCAAGAAATTCAGCGCTTAGTTGGCCGTAGCTTACGGGCTGCCCTCGATATGGAAGCCTTAGGCGAACGCACAATCACGATTGATGCAGATGTCTTGCAAGCCGACGCTGGCACCCGCACCACCGCCATCACTGGAGGCTTTGTCGCCCTCCAAGACGCGATCGCCCAACTAATCCAAAAAGGCGACCTAGAGCGATCGCCCATCCGCCACCAAATCGCCGCAGTCTCCGTCGGTTGGCTAGAAGACCAACCCATCCTCGACCTCAACTATGTAGAAGACGTAGCCGCCAAAGTAGACCTCAACGTCGTCCTCAACGACCAGCTCGGCGTCATCGAAGTTCAAGGCACCGCCGAAGAAGGAGCCTTCAGCCGCACCCACCTCAATCAAATGCTAGACCTAGCCGAAAAAGGCATCCAAGAGTTGTTTGAAGCCCAACGCCAAGCCTTAGTGGATTGA
- the bchB gene encoding ferredoxin:protochlorophyllide reductase (ATP-dependent) subunit B, translated as MKLAYWMYAGPAHIGTLRIASSFKNVHGIMHAPLGDDYFNVMRSMLERERDFTPVTASIVDRNVLARGSQEKVVDNITRKDAEEHPDLIVLTPTCTSSILQEDLQNFVDRAQEASVADVLLADVNHYRFNEMQAADRTLEQIVQYYIAKARKKGDLPEGKTAKPSVNIIGISTLAFHSHHDCTELKRLMADLGIEINEIIPEGASVLNLKNLPKAWFNLVPYRELGLMTARYLEKEFGTPYVDITPMGVVETARCIRKIQQVINAQGANVDYENFINEQTLHVSQAAWFSRSIDCQNLTGKKAVVFGDNTHAAAMTKILAREMGIQVVLAGTYCKYDADWFREQVSEYCDEILISDDNGAIGDAIARLEPSAIFGTQMERHVGKRLDIPCGVIAAPIHIQNFPIGYKPFLGYEGTNQVVDLVYNSFTLGMEDHLLEIFGGHDTKEVITKGISADSDLGWSRDGLAELNKIPGFVRGKVKRNTEKFARERGIGEITAEVLYAAKEAVGA; from the coding sequence ATGAAATTGGCTTACTGGATGTATGCAGGCCCCGCCCACATTGGCACCCTCCGCATTGCCAGCTCTTTCAAAAATGTGCATGGCATCATGCATGCTCCCCTAGGAGATGACTACTTCAACGTCATGCGATCGATGCTAGAGCGGGAGCGAGACTTTACCCCAGTAACCGCCAGCATCGTAGACCGCAACGTCTTGGCCCGTGGCTCTCAAGAAAAAGTAGTAGATAATATCACTCGCAAAGACGCAGAAGAGCATCCTGACCTGATCGTGCTGACTCCCACCTGCACCTCCAGCATTCTGCAAGAAGATCTGCAAAACTTCGTCGATCGCGCCCAAGAAGCCTCAGTAGCGGATGTTCTACTAGCTGACGTGAACCATTACCGCTTCAACGAAATGCAGGCTGCCGATCGCACCTTAGAGCAAATCGTGCAGTACTACATCGCGAAGGCCCGCAAAAAAGGCGACCTCCCGGAAGGCAAAACCGCCAAGCCCTCCGTTAACATCATTGGCATCTCTACCCTGGCGTTCCACAGCCACCACGACTGCACCGAGCTGAAGCGGTTGATGGCTGACTTGGGCATTGAGATCAACGAGATTATTCCAGAAGGAGCATCTGTTCTCAATCTCAAGAACCTGCCCAAAGCTTGGTTTAACTTGGTGCCTTATCGCGAACTCGGCTTGATGACAGCTCGCTACCTCGAAAAAGAGTTTGGCACTCCTTATGTAGACATCACGCCGATGGGTGTAGTAGAGACGGCGCGTTGTATTCGCAAGATTCAACAAGTCATCAACGCCCAAGGTGCAAACGTTGACTACGAAAACTTTATCAACGAGCAAACCCTGCATGTCTCGCAAGCGGCCTGGTTCTCTCGCTCCATCGACTGCCAAAACCTCACAGGTAAAAAGGCCGTAGTCTTTGGCGACAACACCCACGCCGCCGCCATGACCAAGATTTTGGCCCGTGAGATGGGGATTCAGGTAGTCTTAGCAGGCACCTATTGCAAGTACGATGCTGATTGGTTCCGTGAGCAGGTTAGCGAGTACTGCGACGAAATCTTGATTAGTGATGACAATGGCGCAATTGGAGATGCGATCGCCCGCTTGGAGCCTTCTGCCATCTTCGGCACCCAAATGGAGCGCCACGTCGGCAAACGCCTCGATATTCCCTGCGGTGTGATTGCGGCCCCCATCCACATCCAAAACTTCCCGATCGGCTACAAGCCCTTCCTTGGCTACGAAGGCACTAACCAAGTCGTCGATTTGGTCTACAACTCCTTCACCCTCGGCATGGAAGACCACTTGCTAGAAATCTTCGGCGGTCACGACACCAAGGAAGTCATCACCAAGGGCATCTCTGCCGACTCTGACCTCGGTTGGAGCCGCGATGGCCTAGCTGAACTGAACAAAATTCCCGGTTTTGTCCGTGGCAAGGTGAAGCGGAACACCGAAAAATTTGCCCGCGAACGTGGCATCGGCGAAATCACCGCTGAAGTTCTCTACGCAGCCAAAGAAGCGGTTGGTGCTTAG
- a CDS encoding type II toxin-antitoxin system PemK/MazF family toxin: MNVKRGEVWLADLNPTQGSEQSGMRPVSVFQNDLISRFSTTAIAIPLTTKFRHASLPTCLLISQGEGGLAQDSVALCHQMRVLDKTRLQRKLGELVPETLTLLESVVFMTLGY; encoded by the coding sequence ATGAACGTTAAGCGAGGCGAAGTTTGGCTAGCGGACTTAAACCCAACTCAAGGTTCTGAGCAGTCTGGTATGCGGCCAGTCAGTGTTTTTCAAAATGATTTGATTTCCAGATTTAGCACTACAGCGATCGCAATTCCATTAACAACCAAATTCCGCCATGCTTCTCTACCAACTTGTTTGCTAATCAGTCAGGGTGAAGGAGGTTTAGCTCAAGATTCAGTTGCTTTATGCCACCAAATGCGAGTTCTAGATAAAACTCGATTACAACGAAAACTGGGTGAGCTAGTGCCAGAGACATTAACGCTTCTGGAAAGCGTTGTATTTATGACTTTAGGGTATTGA
- a CDS encoding lecithin retinol acyltransferase family protein, whose translation MARGDQIYVMREFMGLPGLYEHHGIDCGDGTVIHYRKTEVARISRTSMAEFAMGQPVYVKRYTTSYLPDVVIQRAESRIGESAYNLTTNNCEHFTTWCKTGVNESAQLRNFGLDAVRISLPGTDKLINEAIDNSSPAKSMELYHQALDNIASAESTLRPQYQHAQKEENTWHRVALAALKQGREELARAALHRKVQWKKTAADYKSQLDYLETLKAQLKRDSLPLRQTISSS comes from the coding sequence ATGGCACGAGGAGATCAGATCTACGTGATGCGCGAGTTCATGGGGCTACCAGGTCTCTATGAGCATCACGGCATCGACTGTGGCGACGGCACAGTGATTCACTACCGCAAAACCGAAGTTGCCCGGATTTCGCGCACCTCAATGGCGGAGTTTGCGATGGGGCAACCCGTCTATGTGAAACGCTACACCACTTCCTATCTTCCCGATGTGGTAATACAACGAGCCGAGAGCCGCATTGGGGAATCAGCTTACAATCTCACGACCAACAATTGTGAGCACTTTACCACCTGGTGCAAAACCGGAGTGAATGAAAGTGCTCAACTTCGCAATTTTGGCTTAGATGCTGTCAGAATTAGCTTGCCTGGAACTGACAAGCTGATCAATGAGGCGATCGACAATTCATCTCCTGCTAAGTCGATGGAGTTGTACCACCAAGCTCTAGACAACATTGCTTCGGCAGAAAGTACCCTCCGACCGCAGTATCAACACGCCCAAAAAGAAGAGAACACTTGGCACCGTGTGGCTCTAGCGGCTCTGAAACAAGGCCGAGAAGAGTTAGCCCGCGCTGCGCTCCATCGTAAAGTCCAATGGAAGAAAACTGCCGCCGACTACAAATCCCAGCTCGATTACCTAGAAACTCTCAAGGCCCAACTAAAGCGTGATAGTTTGCCGTTGCGACAGACGATTAGTAGCAGTTAG
- a CDS encoding FHA domain-containing protein, with translation MITLTLLHPLQHIPVQTWVFDQEPVIRIGRSTDNHVVLYSAVVSRHHVEVRRNGSSWEIVSIGTNGTYLEGKRITHAPVIDGVIIRLARSGPNIQIRIGAEAMKELPKTLSGERTLAQQARTKLDEDASDVLEETSAQVSTIPVPPHLRLPAPLEEPDSTQTTGARKVVTVDGERQLQPTKISPVPATKVSCQHQRASPELRFCLDCGEPLQIQQLLGKYQVLQTLNHGEMGITYWAWRDGQSVVLKTLNSEWSDHPQAKDLLAQEVNLLKQFDHPGLPRLINTFAVSGQPYLAMELIYGHSLAQDVAASGPIPLAQAIAWMTEICEALDYLHNLTPPVLHRDIQPQHLIRRAIPVSGHEIALIGFGSVKVAAVEPGKPIGTPGYMAPEQEVGETSIASDLYPLGPLLIYLLTGEDPSLFYGHRDQGARLYAEYVPDLPPALIPVIRTLTHPQPEQRYTTAREVATAIAEIAV, from the coding sequence GTGATTACTCTGACTCTCCTCCATCCTCTCCAGCATATTCCGGTGCAAACCTGGGTCTTCGATCAAGAGCCAGTGATTCGAATTGGGCGGTCAACGGACAATCATGTCGTGCTCTACAGTGCAGTAGTGTCGCGTCACCATGTTGAAGTGCGGCGTAATGGTTCTAGTTGGGAAATTGTCAGCATCGGAACCAATGGTACTTACTTAGAGGGCAAGCGCATCACGCACGCGCCTGTCATTGATGGGGTAATTATTCGGCTTGCCCGCTCTGGGCCGAATATTCAGATTCGCATTGGAGCGGAGGCAATGAAAGAACTGCCTAAAACGCTCTCTGGAGAGCGTACCTTGGCTCAACAAGCACGAACCAAACTAGACGAAGACGCTAGCGATGTTTTAGAGGAGACTAGCGCTCAAGTCAGCACGATTCCTGTGCCTCCGCATTTGCGGTTACCCGCTCCGTTGGAGGAGCCTGATTCTACTCAAACCACGGGCGCAAGAAAGGTTGTCACCGTTGATGGAGAGCGGCAACTTCAACCTACTAAAATCTCTCCAGTTCCAGCCACCAAGGTAAGTTGTCAGCATCAGCGGGCTAGCCCAGAACTACGCTTTTGCCTAGATTGTGGCGAACCGCTTCAGATTCAGCAGCTTTTGGGCAAGTACCAGGTCTTGCAGACGCTGAATCACGGCGAAATGGGCATTACTTACTGGGCTTGGCGAGACGGGCAGAGCGTCGTGCTCAAAACCTTAAATTCAGAATGGTCGGACCATCCGCAAGCTAAAGACTTATTGGCGCAAGAAGTCAATTTACTCAAGCAATTTGATCATCCTGGGTTGCCACGGCTAATCAATACTTTTGCCGTATCGGGGCAGCCGTATTTGGCGATGGAGTTGATCTACGGGCACAGCTTAGCCCAAGATGTCGCCGCGAGTGGTCCTATACCTCTGGCCCAGGCGATCGCTTGGATGACAGAAATTTGTGAAGCGCTCGACTATCTCCACAATCTCACGCCCCCAGTTCTGCATCGAGACATACAGCCACAGCACTTAATCAGACGAGCCATCCCAGTCAGCGGCCATGAAATTGCTTTAATTGGGTTTGGATCAGTTAAGGTTGCGGCAGTCGAACCTGGTAAACCCATTGGCACACCGGGGTATATGGCCCCTGAGCAAGAAGTAGGTGAAACATCGATCGCATCTGATTTATATCCTCTCGGCCCACTCCTGATTTATTTACTCACCGGGGAAGACCCTAGTTTGTTTTACGGCCATCGCGACCAAGGCGCGAGGCTCTACGCTGAGTATGTCCCTGACTTGCCGCCTGCCTTAATTCCCGTCATTCGCACGCTTACCCATCCTCAGCCAGAACAACGCTACACAACTGCGCGTGAGGTAGCAACGGCGATCGCAGAAATTGCAGTCTAG
- a CDS encoding FHA domain-containing protein has protein sequence MIVCPNCNHQNPEGAVQCEACYTPLPATTNCSNCGATVQTDANFCGQCGFNLRTNTPLPGVEETSMPSFVEFVGAATPGNSSSASQSDLFTTNSLGPESNELGNSVPDVAPLSGSLGKELLPPPLASDFPVPSPVVSSDSHTRLQQQTAKLLHLRTDTPLELPPQLSLIHIGKWNDRIPPDIDVSGFPDSEIVSRIHADIRVEGDAFYIEDVGSSNGTYINNMLIPLGNRHRLRSGDRISLGKGDRVTFLFQIS, from the coding sequence ATGATTGTCTGTCCCAATTGCAACCACCAAAATCCTGAAGGCGCAGTGCAGTGCGAGGCTTGCTACACCCCGTTACCTGCCACTACCAACTGCTCCAACTGTGGTGCAACTGTACAGACCGATGCTAATTTCTGCGGTCAATGTGGCTTTAACCTACGCACCAATACCCCACTACCGGGTGTTGAGGAAACCTCCATGCCCTCCTTTGTAGAATTTGTAGGAGCAGCGACACCCGGTAACTCTAGTTCAGCCAGTCAGTCAGATCTATTTACCACTAATTCTTTGGGGCCAGAGAGCAATGAATTAGGCAACAGTGTGCCTGATGTTGCGCCTCTCTCTGGATCACTAGGCAAGGAATTGCTCCCGCCACCCCTCGCAAGTGACTTTCCCGTGCCATCTCCCGTCGTCTCTAGCGACTCCCACACGCGGCTGCAACAACAGACAGCCAAACTACTGCATTTACGCACCGATACGCCTCTGGAATTGCCCCCCCAGTTGTCTCTCATCCACATCGGCAAGTGGAACGATCGCATTCCTCCAGATATTGATGTGTCTGGGTTTCCTGACTCAGAAATCGTCTCTCGTATCCATGCGGATATTCGGGTAGAGGGAGATGCGTTCTACATTGAGGATGTGGGTAGCTCTAATGGCACCTACATCAACAACATGCTGATCCCCTTGGGCAACCGTCATCGTTTGCGCTCAGGCGATCGCATTTCTTTGGGTAAGGGCGATCGAGTCACCTTTTTATTCCAGATTTCTTAA
- the pgl gene encoding 6-phosphogluconolactonase: MNKIVEVLPDTTALIQRSLEVVVEKIQAAIAERGRCTIALSGGSTPKPLYEALATQDLPWGQIHVFWGDERYVPADHPDSNQGMARKAWLDRVQIPAENIHPMPTEAADPAIAAQDYESHLREVLQGQALPALDVILLGLGDDGHTASLFPHTAALQVQDRLITVGNKDGQPRLTFTAPLINAARYVVFVVAGANKQAALKEIFAPTADAMTYPARLVQPQGELWWLFDAAAGQAING; the protein is encoded by the coding sequence ATGAACAAAATTGTAGAAGTTTTGCCAGACACCACAGCTCTGATTCAGCGATCGCTGGAAGTGGTTGTAGAAAAAATTCAAGCGGCGATCGCAGAGCGAGGACGATGCACTATCGCTCTTTCTGGTGGCAGCACACCTAAGCCACTATACGAAGCTCTCGCGACTCAAGATTTGCCTTGGGGCCAAATCCATGTGTTTTGGGGCGATGAGCGCTACGTTCCTGCTGACCACCCGGACAGCAACCAGGGGATGGCTCGTAAAGCTTGGCTCGATCGCGTCCAGATTCCTGCCGAGAATATTCACCCAATGCCAACTGAAGCTGCCGATCCGGCGATCGCGGCTCAAGACTACGAATCTCACCTGCGAGAAGTGTTACAGGGTCAAGCCTTGCCTGCTTTGGATGTGATTCTCTTGGGCTTAGGAGATGATGGACATACGGCATCTTTGTTTCCGCATACAGCAGCCCTGCAAGTGCAAGATCGGCTGATTACTGTGGGAAATAAAGATGGTCAGCCACGCCTCACCTTTACTGCTCCCCTGATTAATGCCGCGAGATACGTTGTGTTTGTAGTGGCTGGTGCCAACAAGCAAGCTGCTCTCAAAGAAATTTTTGCCCCTACAGCCGATGCCATGACCTATCCGGCTCGCTTAGTCCAACCGCAAGGAGAACTTTGGTGGCTATTTGACGCTGCCGCTGGACAAGCCATAAATGGTTAA